In Dasania marina DSM 21967, one genomic interval encodes:
- a CDS encoding YfiR family protein codes for MRRRVVSACSILLISFLSVSWADNVSVETRIKAAFLYKFCSYIRWPSEVFANSDDPVIMLILGDDVLAAELEYIVADRLTEGRSFSVYRGLDSVELTSVQLVYMAGVELSNKHKIISQLALQPVVTVTELVNQQGPGIINFIKVDNRMRFDVFQARAQKANLSMDSQLLTVARQVIRESP; via the coding sequence ATGCGCAGGCGAGTTGTCAGCGCATGCAGCATTCTACTTATTAGTTTTTTGAGTGTCAGTTGGGCGGATAATGTTTCGGTAGAAACGCGTATTAAAGCCGCTTTTTTATATAAGTTTTGTAGCTATATTCGTTGGCCGTCAGAGGTTTTTGCGAATAGCGATGATCCCGTGATAATGCTGATATTGGGTGACGATGTGTTAGCGGCTGAATTAGAGTATATAGTTGCAGATCGTTTGACGGAGGGGCGCTCGTTTTCTGTTTATCGTGGTTTAGATAGTGTTGAGCTTACTTCAGTACAGCTAGTTTATATGGCAGGCGTTGAGCTGAGCAATAAACACAAAATTATATCCCAACTAGCGCTGCAACCTGTAGTGACGGTGACCGAGCTAGTTAATCAGCAGGGGCCGGGTATTATTAATTTTATTAAGGTGGATAATCGTATGCGCTTTGATGTTTTCCAGGCTCGCGCGCAAAAGGCAAATTTGAGTATGGATTCGCAGTTATTAACTGTGGCTAGGCAGGTGATTAGAGAGTCTCCATAA
- the tadA gene encoding tRNA adenosine(34) deaminase TadA, with the protein MALSSDEYWMAKALALAEQGAALGEVPVGAVLVADDQLLGQGYNCPISRNDPTAHAEVMAMRDAAQQQANYRLPNSTLYITLEPCTMCAGAIVHARIGRIVYGATEPKAGVVVSNPCVFDNEYLNHKVEYQGGVLAEECGVMLSAFFKKRRADKKKVARE; encoded by the coding sequence CTGGCGTTGAGTAGTGATGAATATTGGATGGCCAAGGCTTTGGCCCTAGCTGAGCAAGGTGCTGCCCTAGGTGAAGTGCCCGTAGGCGCGGTACTGGTAGCCGATGATCAGCTATTGGGGCAGGGCTATAACTGCCCTATTAGTCGTAACGACCCCACCGCTCATGCTGAGGTAATGGCTATGCGTGATGCTGCCCAGCAACAAGCCAATTACCGCCTACCTAATTCCACCTTATACATTACCTTAGAGCCCTGCACCATGTGTGCGGGGGCCATTGTTCATGCCCGGATTGGTCGTATAGTGTATGGCGCTACCGAGCCCAAGGCTGGAGTGGTGGTCAGTAATCCCTGTGTATTTGACAATGAATACTTAAATCACAAAGTCGAGTATCAGGGCGGCGTGTTGGCAGAAGAATGCGGGGTTATGCTCAGTGCGTTTTTTAAAAAGCGGCGTGCGGATAAAAAGAAAGTCGCTAGAGAATAG
- a CDS encoding TonB-dependent receptor plug domain-containing protein — protein sequence MVLPISVSAFASHEAVEQLSLADLSLEQLANIKITSAAKKQSVLSHTPAAIFVITQNDIRRSGATSLPEALRLAPNLQVAQVDANSYAISARGFNGTVSNKLQVLIDGRMVYTPLFSGVFWDAQDVLLADVDRIEVISGPAAAIWGANAVNGVINIITRPAGDTQSSFISAGAGNVERNTAVRHGGELGDNAHYRAYAKLSDREHSERADGGEQEDSWDSLQTGFRLDWDYGDDSLQLQGDAYRGDLEQTAAGDKETSGANIILHWQRQLGAHEGVAMTAYHDYTARDYPGIFTEHLRSSYIELRYHFQPLAAHSVQWGADYRVAKDDINNTAMLAFLPATKTLEWYSLFFQDEIKLSSSLVATLDGRLEHNEYSGTEFMPAARLAWNIDNSQLLWGAVSRAVRTPSRIDSDFFIPGDKPYQIAGGPDFRSETAQVYELGYRQSLAAVSWSLSTFYAEYDYLRSVESNGLGPFTLANGLEGRSQGVEAWGSWRPNDDWQLNAGLLIQQQRFDVKSDSTDLNNGESEGNDPSHQWSLRSQWDMSRTTQLDVTVRRVGALPQPEVPAYVAVDMRVAWQWQKNVEIAVTGRNLFDGQHPEFGAGPTRSEIERSVYLSLRWGL from the coding sequence ATGGTGTTGCCGATATCAGTGTCGGCTTTTGCCAGCCATGAAGCTGTTGAACAATTGTCGCTGGCCGATTTAAGCCTAGAGCAGTTAGCGAATATAAAAATAACCTCTGCCGCTAAAAAACAATCGGTACTTTCGCATACCCCAGCCGCTATTTTTGTTATCACGCAAAATGATATACGCCGTTCTGGCGCCACAAGCTTACCCGAAGCCTTACGTTTAGCCCCCAATCTACAAGTAGCACAAGTTGATGCTAATAGTTACGCCATTAGTGCTCGTGGTTTTAATGGCACAGTGAGTAATAAATTACAGGTATTAATTGATGGCCGTATGGTTTATACGCCACTGTTTTCAGGTGTTTTTTGGGATGCTCAAGATGTGTTACTGGCGGATGTGGATCGCATAGAAGTGATTAGTGGCCCTGCCGCTGCTATCTGGGGGGCGAATGCGGTTAACGGTGTGATTAATATTATTACTCGCCCGGCGGGCGATACACAAAGTAGTTTTATTAGTGCGGGGGCCGGTAACGTAGAGCGAAACACCGCTGTGCGCCATGGCGGTGAATTGGGTGATAATGCGCATTATAGAGCCTACGCCAAGCTTTCAGATAGAGAGCATAGTGAGCGCGCTGATGGTGGTGAACAAGAAGATAGTTGGGATAGTCTGCAAACCGGCTTTCGCTTAGATTGGGACTACGGTGACGACAGCCTGCAATTACAGGGCGATGCCTATAGAGGTGATTTAGAACAAACCGCCGCAGGCGATAAAGAAACCTCTGGTGCCAATATAATACTGCATTGGCAGCGGCAATTGGGGGCCCATGAGGGCGTTGCCATGACGGCCTACCATGATTACACCGCTAGAGATTACCCCGGCATTTTTACCGAACATTTACGCAGCTCGTATATAGAGCTGCGCTATCACTTTCAGCCACTGGCGGCGCACAGTGTGCAGTGGGGCGCAGACTACCGTGTTGCTAAAGACGATATTAATAATACGGCCATGTTGGCTTTTTTGCCGGCAACTAAAACCTTAGAATGGTATTCACTTTTTTTTCAAGATGAAATTAAATTAAGCTCGTCCTTGGTGGCAACCTTAGATGGACGGCTAGAGCACAACGAGTATTCGGGCACAGAGTTTATGCCTGCAGCTAGGTTGGCATGGAATATCGATAACAGCCAATTACTCTGGGGGGCGGTATCGCGTGCGGTGCGTACGCCTTCGCGTATAGATAGCGATTTTTTTATTCCGGGTGATAAGCCTTATCAAATTGCCGGTGGCCCTGATTTTAGATCTGAAACGGCACAGGTTTATGAACTGGGTTATCGCCAGTCGTTAGCGGCAGTAAGCTGGTCGCTAAGCACGTTTTACGCCGAATATGATTACTTGCGTTCAGTGGAGTCTAATGGCTTAGGACCGTTTACTCTTGCCAATGGTCTGGAGGGGCGCTCACAGGGCGTAGAAGCTTGGGGTAGTTGGCGGCCAAACGATGATTGGCAATTAAATGCAGGGCTGTTAATACAGCAGCAGCGTTTTGATGTGAAATCCGATAGTACCGACCTCAATAATGGCGAGAGCGAGGGCAATGACCCCTCCCATCAATGGTCGCTGCGTTCGCAGTGGGATATGAGTAGAACGACGCAATTGGATGTTACCGTGCGCCGGGTAGGCGCTTTGCCACAGCCCGAGGTGCCCGCCTATGTGGCTGTTGATATGCGCGTAGCTTGGCAGTGGCAAAAAAATGTAGAGATAGCTGTAACGGGGCGTAATCTTTTTGATGGTCAGCATCCAGAATTTGGCGCTGGCCCTACGCGCAGCGAAATTGAACGCAGTGTTTATCTATCGCTTAGGTGGGGTTTGTAA